In one window of Microbacterium sp. PM5 DNA:
- the adhE gene encoding bifunctional acetaldehyde-CoA/alcohol dehydrogenase — protein MSTSIDALVEGAQAALAEYASFTQEQVDHIVRKASVAALHFHGELALMAVEETGRGLFEDKAVKNMFACEHVTNSIINQKTVGVISHDEITGITEIADPVGVICALTPVTNPTSTAIFKSLIALKTRNPIVFGFHPAAQKCSVAAAKIVRDAAIAAGAPENCIQWIEEPSMEASGELMNHPGVALILATGGNAMVRAAYSCGKPALGVGAGNVPAFIERTAKVGRAVNDIVLSKSFDMGMVCASEQAVILDEPIAAEALAEFARLHAYMATPAEKRLLEEFIFGVTADSENCAGAKLNPTVVGQSPQWIAEHAGFTVPENTSIILAEVGSVGPQEPLTREKLAPVLAVLRAKTPAEGIDLARQMVDFDGLGHSGAIHSNDQDVIAQFGAVVKAVRIIENSPSALGGIGDIYNAFMPSLTLGCGSYGHNSVSNNVSAVNLLNVKRIGRRNNNLQWFKIPAKTYFEPNAVRYLADMRGVERVTIVTDETMTKLGYVDKIMDVLNRRDNRVQVQLINTVKPEPKVSEVRAGADLMRQFQPDTIIALGGGSPMDASKVMWLLYENPEVEFSDMCEKFFDVRKRAFKFPELGKKAKLVCIPTTSGTGSEMTPFAVITDDETGMKYPLADYALTPSVAIIDPVLTKVLPGFLVADAGFDALTHATEAFVSVYANDYTDGLCLHAIKLIFENIERSTKAQPNSTDAEDIKAREKMHNAASISGMAFGNAFLGIVHAMAHVTGATYHLVHGRTNAVYLPHVIRYNGTVPTKLTSWPKYERYIAPERFQEIAKHLGLPASTPEEGVESYARAVEELRDRVGIERSFQQQGVDETTFISGLQELALAAYRDQCAPANPRMPMIEDMKTLMEAAYYGTSFEEVRAARKVAHAESEAVTGTVRTAPAKATAKKAKASA, from the coding sequence ATGTCCACCTCGATCGATGCTCTGGTCGAAGGCGCACAAGCCGCGCTCGCAGAGTACGCATCCTTCACGCAGGAACAGGTCGACCACATCGTCCGCAAGGCGAGCGTCGCGGCCCTGCACTTCCATGGCGAACTCGCGCTCATGGCGGTCGAAGAGACCGGCCGCGGCCTGTTCGAGGACAAGGCCGTGAAGAACATGTTCGCCTGCGAGCACGTGACGAACTCGATCATCAATCAGAAGACGGTCGGCGTCATCTCGCACGACGAGATCACCGGCATCACCGAGATCGCCGACCCGGTCGGCGTCATCTGCGCCCTGACCCCCGTCACCAACCCGACCTCGACAGCCATCTTCAAGTCGCTCATCGCACTGAAGACCCGCAACCCGATCGTGTTCGGCTTCCACCCGGCGGCCCAGAAGTGTTCCGTCGCCGCGGCGAAGATCGTCCGCGACGCGGCGATCGCCGCGGGCGCTCCGGAGAACTGCATCCAGTGGATCGAAGAGCCCTCGATGGAGGCGTCCGGCGAGCTGATGAACCACCCGGGCGTCGCCCTCATCCTCGCCACCGGTGGCAACGCGATGGTCCGTGCCGCCTACTCGTGCGGCAAGCCCGCCCTCGGCGTCGGCGCCGGCAACGTCCCGGCCTTCATCGAACGCACCGCCAAGGTGGGCCGCGCCGTCAACGACATCGTCCTGTCGAAGTCCTTCGACATGGGCATGGTGTGCGCCAGCGAGCAGGCCGTCATCCTCGACGAGCCGATCGCGGCAGAGGCCCTCGCCGAGTTCGCGCGTCTGCACGCCTACATGGCGACGCCCGCCGAGAAGCGCCTGCTCGAGGAGTTCATCTTCGGCGTCACGGCCGACAGCGAGAACTGTGCCGGCGCCAAGCTGAACCCGACCGTCGTCGGCCAGTCGCCGCAGTGGATCGCGGAGCACGCGGGCTTCACCGTTCCGGAGAACACGTCGATCATCCTCGCCGAGGTCGGCAGCGTCGGCCCGCAGGAGCCTCTCACGCGCGAGAAGCTCGCGCCGGTGCTCGCCGTGCTGCGCGCGAAGACGCCGGCGGAGGGCATCGACCTCGCGCGCCAGATGGTCGACTTCGACGGTCTCGGCCACTCGGGTGCGATCCACTCCAACGACCAGGACGTCATCGCTCAGTTCGGCGCCGTCGTCAAGGCCGTCCGCATCATCGAGAACAGCCCGTCGGCCCTCGGCGGTATCGGTGACATCTACAACGCGTTCATGCCGTCGCTGACCCTCGGCTGCGGCTCCTACGGACACAACTCGGTCTCCAACAACGTCTCGGCGGTGAACCTCTTGAACGTCAAGCGCATCGGGCGTCGCAACAACAACCTGCAGTGGTTCAAGATCCCTGCGAAGACCTACTTCGAGCCGAACGCCGTCCGCTACCTCGCCGACATGCGCGGCGTCGAGCGCGTGACCATCGTCACCGACGAGACCATGACCAAGCTCGGCTACGTCGACAAGATCATGGATGTGCTGAACCGGCGTGACAACCGCGTGCAGGTGCAGCTGATCAACACCGTCAAGCCGGAGCCGAAGGTCTCCGAGGTGCGCGCCGGCGCCGACCTCATGCGTCAGTTCCAGCCCGACACGATCATCGCCCTCGGCGGCGGATCGCCGATGGACGCGTCCAAGGTGATGTGGCTGCTGTACGAGAACCCCGAGGTGGAGTTCTCCGACATGTGCGAGAAGTTCTTCGACGTGCGCAAGCGCGCGTTCAAGTTCCCCGAGCTCGGCAAGAAGGCGAAGCTCGTCTGCATCCCGACCACCTCGGGTACCGGCAGCGAGATGACCCCGTTCGCCGTCATCACCGACGACGAGACGGGCATGAAGTACCCGCTCGCCGACTACGCGCTGACCCCGTCGGTCGCGATCATCGACCCCGTGCTCACCAAGGTGCTGCCCGGTTTCCTGGTCGCCGATGCGGGCTTCGACGCGCTGACGCACGCCACCGAGGCCTTCGTGTCGGTGTACGCGAACGACTACACCGACGGCCTGTGCCTGCACGCGATCAAACTCATCTTCGAGAACATCGAGCGCAGCACCAAGGCGCAGCCGAACTCGACGGATGCCGAGGACATCAAGGCCCGCGAGAAGATGCACAACGCGGCATCCATCTCGGGTATGGCCTTCGGAAACGCGTTCCTCGGGATCGTCCACGCCATGGCGCACGTGACCGGCGCGACCTATCACCTGGTGCACGGCCGCACGAACGCGGTCTACCTGCCCCACGTGATCCGCTACAACGGCACCGTCCCGACCAAGCTGACCAGCTGGCCGAAGTACGAGCGCTACATCGCGCCCGAGCGGTTCCAGGAGATCGCCAAGCACCTCGGCCTTCCGGCTTCCACCCCGGAGGAGGGTGTGGAAAGCTACGCCCGCGCCGTCGAGGAGCTGCGCGACCGGGTCGGCATCGAGCGGTCGTTCCAGCAGCAGGGCGTCGACGAGACCACCTTCATCTCGGGCCTGCAGGAGCTCGCCCTGGCCGCGTACCGCGACCAGTGCGCTCCGGCGAACCCGCGGATGCCGATGATCGAGGACATGAAGACCCTCATGGAGGCCGCCTACTACGGCACCTCCTTCGAGGAGGTCCGCGCGGCCCGCAAGGTCGCCCACGCCGAGAGCGAGGCCGTGACGGGAACCGTGCGCACGGCGCCCGCCAAGGCGACGGCCAAGAAGGCCAAGGCCAGCGCCTGA
- a CDS encoding lipase family protein has protein sequence MNNDARRGRRRHPLVRAALLVTLIIVIATVAVVGARLIGDDAERRDEAAFYAQPADAAAGDPGTLIRSAELVGVPFEARAWRVMYRTTDVQGQAVVSTGIVVAPRSAAPREGRTVLAWAHPTTGAAEDCAPSRSFDPYALIEGMRFLLDRGYVIAATDYVGMGTAGPDSYLVGDTGGNAVLDAVRAAQHLEDTRASERVVLWGHSQGGQAALFAAQRAPAYAPDLTIAGVAVAAPAADLTALLSDHINDISGVTIGSYAFTAYAQVYADRGATLDGILTPAAYAVLPEMNQLCLLSDMTQLHHIAQPVVGHFVTADPAKVQPWASILAENSAGGTGFSAPLFVAQGLKDTLVLPAATEQFVAHEKQLGVDVDFHPISDADHGTVAYLALPALMAWLDSHRL, from the coding sequence ATGAATAACGATGCGAGGCGGGGGCGCCGTCGGCATCCGCTCGTGCGCGCCGCACTCCTCGTCACTCTGATCATCGTCATCGCGACCGTTGCGGTCGTCGGTGCGCGGCTGATCGGAGACGACGCGGAACGGCGTGACGAGGCCGCCTTCTACGCGCAGCCCGCGGATGCTGCGGCCGGTGATCCCGGGACGCTCATCCGCTCGGCCGAGCTGGTCGGGGTTCCGTTCGAGGCGCGGGCGTGGCGCGTGATGTACCGGACGACGGACGTGCAGGGCCAGGCGGTCGTGTCGACGGGGATCGTGGTGGCGCCGCGCTCTGCCGCGCCGCGAGAGGGGCGGACGGTGCTCGCCTGGGCTCACCCGACCACGGGAGCGGCCGAGGACTGCGCACCATCGCGTTCGTTCGACCCCTATGCCCTCATCGAGGGGATGCGGTTCCTTCTGGATCGCGGCTACGTGATCGCCGCCACCGACTACGTCGGGATGGGCACGGCCGGCCCCGATTCGTACCTCGTCGGCGACACGGGCGGCAACGCCGTTCTCGATGCCGTGCGGGCTGCGCAGCACCTCGAAGACACCCGCGCGTCCGAGCGCGTGGTTCTGTGGGGTCACTCACAAGGCGGCCAGGCGGCTCTCTTCGCCGCACAACGTGCGCCTGCCTACGCGCCCGACCTCACCATCGCAGGGGTGGCGGTGGCCGCTCCGGCAGCCGATCTGACAGCGCTGCTCAGCGACCACATCAACGACATCTCGGGAGTCACGATCGGCTCGTATGCGTTCACGGCGTATGCGCAGGTCTATGCCGACCGCGGGGCCACACTCGACGGCATCCTGACTCCGGCCGCGTACGCCGTGCTCCCCGAGATGAATCAGCTGTGCCTGCTGAGCGACATGACGCAGTTGCATCACATCGCCCAACCCGTCGTCGGCCACTTCGTCACCGCCGATCCGGCGAAGGTGCAACCCTGGGCGAGCATCCTCGCGGAGAACTCCGCGGGCGGCACAGGATTCTCCGCGCCCCTGTTCGTGGCGCAGGGCCTGAAAGACACTCTGGTCCTCCCCGCGGCGACGGAGCAGTTCGTTGCCCACGAGAAGCAGCTCGGCGTGGACGTCGACTTCCACCCGATCAGCGATGCCGACCACGGCACGGTCGCCTATCTGGCCCTTCCTGCGCTGATGGCGTGGCTGGACAGTCACCGGCTGTGA
- the nrdI gene encoding class Ib ribonucleoside-diphosphate reductase assembly flavoprotein NrdI, which yields MRKIPVYYYSSSSNLTGRFAEALARIDGRRVLNLARSDVRRGEPSGPWVLLTPSYKAGNADEVTLPAGVRAFLRSPMTRRRMVGIIGSGNRNFGDYYQAAARQLSHTSGRPVLFEFELSGTREDVERCAAILATLDEALDEVRGAS from the coding sequence ATGCGGAAGATCCCCGTGTACTACTACTCCTCGTCGTCGAACCTGACCGGGCGGTTCGCTGAGGCTCTCGCGCGGATCGACGGCCGGCGCGTACTCAATCTGGCCCGCTCCGATGTCCGTCGCGGCGAGCCCAGCGGCCCCTGGGTGCTGCTGACGCCGTCGTACAAGGCCGGCAATGCGGATGAGGTGACCCTGCCCGCCGGGGTGCGCGCGTTCCTGCGCTCGCCGATGACGCGACGGCGCATGGTGGGCATCATCGGCTCGGGCAACCGCAACTTCGGGGACTACTACCAGGCGGCGGCGCGCCAGCTCTCGCACACGTCGGGACGGCCGGTGCTCTTCGAGTTCGAGCTGTCGGGTACCCGCGAGGACGTGGAACGATGCGCGGCGATCCTCGCCACCCTCGACGAAGCCCTCGACGAGGTGCGCGGCGCGAGCTGA
- a CDS encoding NAD(P)/FAD-dependent oxidoreductase, which yields MAESLDTIVVGAGVAGLTAARLLTDAGHRTVVIEARDRIGGRVWTDRSGGWVTDRGASWVHGITDSPVAAAASAFGMRMVEFTVGGYQPDSRPMAHYSPEGARLSPAEAAAYVADIHAVDAALIDVIAASGPLATYRDVTETALGAQGWPPERTQRVREYLEHRSEEQYGAAIADLAAHGLDDDQIDGDEVVFPDGYDRLAEGLATDLDIRLSHVVSHVRWGADGVAVTSDRGVFTARQAVVTVPVGVLQSDGFAIEPALPNPVAAALARLRMNAFEKVFLRFSERFWDAGVYAIRQQGPAGRWWHSWYDLTALHDEPTLLTFAAGPAAVATRSWTDAEVVASVMAPLRRLFGEDIADPVAVQRTAWQDDPFARGSYAFMLPGSTTADHDALATPIGEVLNIAGEATWTDDPATVTAALCSGHRAAQNVLGAPVPIERIWDRSPNLQQA from the coding sequence GTGGCGGAATCACTCGACACCATCGTGGTCGGCGCCGGTGTCGCCGGGCTCACGGCGGCACGACTGCTGACGGATGCCGGTCATCGCACGGTCGTCATCGAGGCTCGGGACCGGATCGGCGGACGCGTCTGGACCGACCGCTCCGGCGGGTGGGTCACCGACCGCGGCGCCTCGTGGGTCCACGGCATCACCGACAGCCCCGTCGCCGCGGCGGCGAGCGCGTTCGGCATGCGGATGGTGGAGTTCACGGTCGGCGGCTATCAGCCCGACAGCCGCCCGATGGCGCACTACTCCCCTGAGGGCGCGCGGTTGAGCCCGGCGGAGGCTGCGGCGTATGTGGCGGATATCCACGCTGTGGATGCCGCGCTCATCGACGTGATCGCGGCATCCGGACCTCTCGCCACCTACCGCGATGTGACCGAGACCGCGCTCGGGGCTCAGGGGTGGCCGCCGGAACGTACCCAGCGCGTGCGGGAGTACCTGGAGCATCGCAGCGAGGAACAGTACGGCGCCGCCATCGCGGACCTTGCGGCCCACGGTCTCGACGACGATCAGATCGACGGCGACGAGGTCGTCTTCCCCGACGGCTACGACCGCCTCGCTGAGGGGCTCGCGACCGACCTGGACATCCGGCTCTCGCACGTCGTCTCGCACGTGCGCTGGGGGGCCGATGGCGTGGCGGTCACGAGCGATCGGGGCGTCTTCACGGCGCGGCAGGCGGTCGTGACGGTGCCGGTCGGTGTGCTGCAGTCCGACGGATTCGCGATCGAGCCCGCGTTGCCGAACCCGGTCGCGGCGGCGCTGGCGCGACTGCGCATGAACGCCTTCGAGAAGGTCTTCCTGCGATTCTCGGAGCGGTTCTGGGACGCCGGCGTCTATGCGATTCGCCAGCAGGGCCCGGCGGGGCGCTGGTGGCACTCGTGGTACGACCTGACCGCATTGCACGACGAGCCGACCCTGCTCACCTTCGCTGCGGGTCCCGCCGCCGTCGCGACCCGCAGCTGGACCGACGCCGAGGTCGTCGCCTCGGTGATGGCGCCCCTGCGCCGCCTGTTCGGCGAGGACATTGCCGACCCCGTGGCCGTGCAGCGCACCGCGTGGCAGGACGACCCGTTCGCACGCGGCTCGTACGCCTTCATGCTGCCGGGGTCGACGACGGCGGATCATGACGCCCTCGCCACGCCGATCGGTGAGGTGCTCAACATCGCGGGCGAGGCCACGTGGACGGACGATCCGGCTACCGTCACCGCCGCCCTCTGCTCGGGTCACCGGGCGGCGCAGAACGTCCTCGGAGCTCCCGTTCCGATCGAGCGAATCTGGGACAGATCTCCCAACCTTCAGCAAGCCTGA
- a CDS encoding HsmA family protein: MLPLAIVIITAALVFYSIGVWAERIQRTLRWWHAGMFALGLAADTTGTLLMTQIAADRRADGVAETAAGTLMAWTGTAAIVLMAIHLIWAIIVLVRGRENEKRAFHRFSIVVWAIWLIPYVAGAVSAMAG; encoded by the coding sequence ATGCTCCCTCTCGCCATCGTCATCATCACGGCCGCCCTCGTCTTCTACAGCATCGGCGTCTGGGCCGAACGCATTCAGCGCACCCTCCGCTGGTGGCACGCGGGCATGTTCGCCCTCGGCCTCGCCGCCGACACCACCGGCACCCTGCTCATGACGCAGATCGCGGCCGACCGGCGCGCGGACGGCGTCGCCGAGACGGCCGCGGGAACCCTCATGGCCTGGACCGGCACCGCCGCGATCGTCCTCATGGCGATCCACCTGATCTGGGCGATCATCGTGCTGGTGCGGGGCCGCGAGAACGAGAAGCGCGCGTTCCACCGCTTCAGCATCGTCGTCTGGGCGATCTGGCTGATCCCCTACGTCGCGGGCGCGGTCAGCGCGATGGCGGGCTGA